TCTGCCGTGCTGTGCGCCTGGCCGCCCACCTGCCCCGAGGCCCCCGGGTACCTCCGGGCCTGCGTTCCGTGTCCGGGGCTGTGGCCGCTGCCGGCCAGCGCTACCCATTGCCCTTCCCTTCCAGAACTCGCTGGTCTGAGCCCTGCGTGCTGACAGATTTGTCCCACCCGggacagggagggagaaaggagtcgCGCTCATTTTCCTAGACAGCATTCAGGAGCTGTTTTTTTAACGAGGAGAGGGAGTTCTCACAAAGTTTTTATTATGACATTTTGCAAGTAGGAAAGTTGAAAGAACAGTACAACAAACGTCCACTTATTTCCCACCTGGATGTGACAACTTAACACACTATAACACTTGCTTCCTCTGTCTGGCACAATGTGTGCGTGTGTAGGCTGTATCATCTGAAAACTGCAGACAAGATGATATTTCACCTCTCCACCCCAGCCTTCATCTTCTAAGGGCATCCTACTTAGCTTCAATACTATTCTCACCTAAGAAAATCAACTCTCCGTCCCTAAACAGGCGCTAGCATTTATAATAAGGGCTCATTTCCCTCCTGTTGCCCCGGGTCAATCTTAAAAATGTTCCCCCTTCTTGGACCGGGACATGTGCAGACAGTTGTTCCATCCCTCCGGGCTCTGTGCCCCCAGCGGACGGCCTGCAAGTACGGGGCCCGCCCAGGGGCCGCTCTCCCTGAGGGCTTGGAGGGGTGTCGTGGGCAGGGGAGTCCCCACTAGGCTGGCCTCAAATGCTTGGGGAAAGCGCTACGCTCACGCGGTCCGAAGCACCCCCCACCCCGTTTCCTCGCCCAACAAGTCAGGCACCCCCAGCCGGCACAGCGCCAGGGGCGTTGCTCAGTCACCTTGCTCCCTACTGGCAGCTCAGGGGGCACCGCGAGGGGACCCGTGGGCGCGGGGTTGCGTCCGTCCTACACATCTGGGTGCGCGCTGCGCTATCCCGTGCCCGTGGCTTTGCCTTGtcccattcttttttctccctgaacCCCGGCTCTTCGACTCTGTACCGGCTCTACTGGATGCCCCGTGCCCTTCTCGGCCCCATCCCGGCTGCGGGCCAAGGTTGTGGCGTGGAGCGccggcgcgcacacacacacacacacacacacacacacacacacacacgcaccctgcccccccatccttccccccttcccctccccctttccGCCCCCGGGCAGGGAGCAGCGCGCCCAAGGGGGGGCGTGGGCACCGCGTGGCCACGCCCCCGGAGCCGGCTTTTTCTAGAGCCGCTGCTGGAGGCTCTCCGCCGGCCGCCCAGCTTGCCTCCCAGGGTGCGCGAGGCTCCGGTCCCGCGCTCCACTCCGCTCCGCCTCCGCCACGCCGCTCTCCGAGCTTCGGCTGCAGCCAACGCAGGAGCGCGCCCTCCGCGCCGCCACCCCGAACCCCGGCCCCGGGTTCCTGCCTCTCCGCGCCCGGCTCCGGTCCCAATGGCTCGGGACCCGGTCCCTCGCCCCCTGCGCCCTCGCCGACCTCAAGCCCCGACCCCGCTCCCCTCCCGGGCCCCGCTCTCtcgctgtctgtctgtctcacccCTCCGCACCCCCTccattcctccctctctcttttgctTGCTTGCTCGTTCGCTAGCTCTCAGACTCGGCGAAGCAGCTTCGCAGGAAAATCCCAGAAACCTTTGCAAAAAGCTGACAATGAAATTTAAGAAATTCTTCGATTTCGGCGCCATTTTCGAGTGGATCGAGAGGTgacatgagatttttttaaaagggacttGTTGGCTGGCATTTCTCCCTTTAATCACGTTGGTTACGGCAGACTGAAAAAAATTTGAGTTACCACGCTGAAAAAGTTATGTgttgctttgggattggaaagcaTGTTGGGGGGCCGGGGTGCGGGCGAAACAGACACATGAGTGGGCTGGGAGAATTCTTAGGAAACGGGCTGGAAAAAGCTAAGATGGAGGGGTGGGTGTGGAGAGAAAATCGAGTAAGGGGCTGTGACCGCTTGTCAGCCTCGCTAGAGTCGGGATCCACTGGTTTTGACGGACTGTACATGAACTTTTCATGGCTCTTATTTGTAAGCCGTAAAATATGTCTTGGAAATAAATGTATGATTAGTTTTGCACTGTCTTTTCCCAACTAAAACTTTCAAGGTTGTTTAGTTTTCCCTGTAGGAAACATGACGTTGGGAAAGTCGGCATGAATGAGCCGAGGGAAGGTCCATCGTGTTTGTGGTGGGGGGAAGAAGGCATCTGCAAAATTGAGACAAAACGTTGTAAAATATGAACAGAGGAAGAGGCGTATGCTTTGGCTCTTAAATGATTTGGcccaacacagttcagttcagaaggCGGGGTGGGGCTATGGGCAACTCGAAAGTATCGATTCTTTGTCTATTGTATCAGCGACTGACTCTCTTCTGAAGTGACAAGACGCCTCTTTGTAATCTCTTTTCGTAAGTAAACTTTAATCTAAGGGGAAATCCATAAACTAGGGGAGCGAAGTGGCTTTTTAGGAATGTAAGTCGTTGTACTGTCACTGGGAGAGAAAAAACGGGTTAAATGACAGGTACAAATGAATTCGATTCCAGTGAGTTTGCAGAGCGATGTGGAAGGGACCTTCGCCTTTGACACCATTGCTATTTCGAATgaacttttgtttttctaagtAGTCAACTAAGGAAATGTTAAATGAGGGATGACTTTAATATCTAATGTGAGGATTCTCATATTTGTGTGGGGCATAAATATTTGGGAGACGGTTGTGGAGTTTTAAAGTAAAACTGTACATTTgctaaacatgttttttttttctttctttttaaaggcaaCCGAGGACGTTTATCTCCATTAATCCCAAAAGTGAGAGTTGTTTGTAAATAGCATAAAACAAGATGGAATTGACACACACTGAAATGTATGTCCCAATTTAGGGAATGAGTTATTAATAAATTAGTTTACCATAAATAGTGCATTTGATAACACTGAATCTCAGTCTGGTGTTATGAATTTTGTAATTAGTCTCATTGAATACTCTGAACATTTTATCATCTAATAAACAGGACACAGCATCCAATATACTGGTTTTGAAAAAATgatgtaaattttaaatgaacCAAAACACTTATCAGACGTGGATACTTGTCGTGTCTATTACTTGTATTGAAACATATTTTAACTTTCAAAACCATTAGCATTTTGTACTAGTTGTGTTGTTTTAACTTACAGGTTTGTGATTGAGGgttacagatttattttcttctgcttgaCTATTCCGTTTAAACACTGTGGGAAAGGATGCGTGTAACTTATTGCTAATGTGTgtccattttaaaaaggaaaaagcggTATGTAATGAGTTAATCATTAAGGAGTATGCACAGAGCCGGCCATTTCAGAACAGGAAAGCATTTATAGGGAACTGCTTGAGACAAGAAGGATTGATTTGACATCAAGTATTTAAACTTTTTGACTTGTGTTTTGATAGCTGATATTAGAAGGTACAAAGTATTTATGAATAAGTTTGAGTTAGTTTCATATGTAAACATCCAGATATTTCATCTCAGAACAGTTATCTCTCATTCTTTAATACCTTTAAAGAGAATTCAAGGCAGGGTGTTTGGTGTAATAAGGAAGCACTGGTGAGTTCAAGAGGACATCTCATGCTTGGGATGGATCTGTATTTCCCAACTAACATATATGTTAAAATCAGCTGAAGCCGCCAGAGACATTTTGGTGATCTTCTTTAAGAcaataaatgaaaagtttttggttttttagtGGGGACATTGAGTGAGGCTTATTGATAACATACACCAGGAAGAAGTTTCAGGAAGACTTTGAAGCAGACAAGAGTGATCCAGATGTTGCCAAACTGCCTCAATTTCTTTTCTTACTATTCTTTCCTTCAGAAGTAAGATTCTTTCCCACCCTAATTCCTCTCTCAGCCCTCTGCCTTTCACCACTACACTTTTCCAAGATTCATcctctgagggaaaaaaagaagaaatcgaGTAACATTCTTCACTCCACCTGCTGATCCTAGAAATCAATTTTCTAAAAAGTATGTCGATTTGGACTGACGTTTCCCTTTATTCCTCGCCATTGGGCGGGACGGGGGGGTCTTCCTTCCAGTCACCTTGTCTTTCTCCACCTGCAGGTACCCCAGAGCGATCCTCCTTCGTTGACTCCAAGGGGATACAGCAGCAATTCATGTTTTGAAGTGCTTTAAACGGTTCAAAACGTGAGGCGCTGCTATACCCCCTTGCGAGGAAGTAGGAAGGTGGGGTTCTGCTAGACGTGCGTGCGTTCCCGCGGAGCACCGGCTCCCCAGGCCAGCTCTGGAACAGGTAGGTGAGCGGAGGCTTGCATCTCTCTTCCTCTTACCTCGGCGCCCTTTCACCTCCCACGAGGCTCCGCCAGAATCCGAGGAGAGCGCTACTGCTGAGGGGTGGGgcgaggctgggggctggggatggTCTGGGCCACGCGCGCCGAGAAGGGGGTTGCCGTGCAGCACTCAGCCGTGCCCTAGCAGCGGGAACAGTACTGCAGTGGGCGATCGGTGATCTGGAGTATTGTTTCCGCTGCCCGGGCAAGGCTGGGACTCCCGCACGGGCCCACCCACCAGGTAAGTCCTAGTCCAGTGCCCGCCTTGTTGCTCCAGCAGCGAGACCCGGGTGAGGCGCGTTTGTCCTCGGTCCAACCTTTGCCCGCCTTTGAATAGATGTGAAAGAAACTGCATTTTAGCACTCCTTTCCCTGTCGGGGTAAAATTTAAACGAGGTgtggcggcggggggcggggggcacccTCCTGATTACCTAGACTACCACTCACAGGACAAAAAACGAAGAAAGACTACCTTCAAATCTCAGTAACTAAATGGTGTGGAGTGAGGAGGAGGGGAGTagttggaaaagaagtaaggGAACCGCCTTAAGGTGACCCATTGCAAGCAGTCGCCAGGCCGCTGTGCGGCTCCTGGTAAATGACTCACGTCCTGCATGTGGAAAGGACACTGGAGTCCAGGAAAGAGAATGTTTCTGGCCCCTTCTCGACACCTTCCCAACTCTTCTCCCTGTCTCTGTGGAGGAGGGGGAAGCTTCTGTGGAGATCTGGCGAGGCGCAGGGCCTGGCCCGCCGGTGATCCCAGGCTGCCTCGTGGCAAGACGCTGACCTGAGTGATCTGAGGCCTGCAGGGAGTGAGGTTACCCGAGGGGTGAATGAGGCTTGGCGTTTCAAGCTGCTTCTTGCCCTATCTCCCAAAATCTGGTACCAGAATTCCACTCTGGAGGCGCTTCCCCAAGGCCACCGCGGTCGCCCAGGGGCCCGCCCACAAGGGATTGCCCCGCTGGCAGGGCACTGGCTGGACAGCTCCTGAGAAAATGGCAGCCCCTGAGCTGTCGACTCTGGGGCCCTCCGTGCCTGCAGAACTCCAGGAACTGTTACCAATGGACCTCGAAAGCTGTCTCCACCCCTCACtgtgcgccccccacccccagtctagGCTAGGAGCTTGAGAGCCGGCCTAGAAAAGAGAGGACTCATGCTCTGGCTGAGGTCGCACTTTGCCTGTGAAAATCACTTTAGGTTTTTGGTTTGATCCAGCACATGGGCAGGTCAAGGACTCTTGGCAAAGACAGAGAGAGGTGTGGAAACTTTCCCACGCTTTCTGtcatcctaaaagaaaccaaagacGTGAAAACCCCTCTGGTCTGTACGGGCTGCCTGGAACTGTCTTCCCGGGGGGCAGAAGtgggacccctggaggaggagcaggaggaggtcgGGTTTGGGGAGCCTGGCGTTCCAGGCAGCCCGAGCCGGGGCTCAGACTCTCGCCGCCCCCACGCGCGCTCTCCCAGACTCCTTTGCGCGAAGGCCAGCGCGGGCGGGTCGGGGGTCCTTCCGGCCGCCACGGACCTGCGGGCTCCGGGGGCGCCGCCACCCGGCTGCGTGGGGCCAGCCCGGCTCCGCGCGGCGGCCGCTGCCCCGCCCCAGCCTCGATCCGGGACCACGAACCCTGAAAGTTGGCTGGAGGCCGGCCCAGGGCCCCGCAGGCCCGCAATCCCGAGGCCTGAACGGCGAACAGGTTCCCGCACCCGCCTGGCTTTGCGCTTAGGGTAGGAAAGGCACCTCGAGACTGCCCCCGCGCCTCTCatcttctccctttctccctgctCAGGACGGGTCCCCTTGAGCCAgaaggaggcctggcagcagccAGCTCCCATCCCACGGGAGGAACATGCCCGCGCCCTCCGGCTCCCTCCAGCGAGACCCAGGTGAGAGACCCGGCCGGTTGGGGACTGCAAGTGGCAGAGGGTGGGAGCCACGATCCGGATTGGGGGCATTGCCTTCCAGATGCGCTGTGGCCCTTGGCCCCGGGCCACCAAGAGGCATCGAGCTTGAGGGCGTCCACACAGCCTTCGGACTGCGTAGTGCCCTTTTTCTGACTTAAAGCAGTCATCTTACACCATTATTCACACGTTCGAAGTTGCAGTGTGCCTAGATTTTCCTCCAAGGACAAAAATGTGAATAAAGCAATATTTTAGCCCAACATTTCTGTGTCAATTAAGAAGATTGCAATTCTCTCCAGACTATAAATTCTCTTTAACTCTCTAAGGTATTCATTCAAATTGTTTTTCAACGTTGCTGAATGTGCATCATAATGTGTGGGAGTGTGAAAGGAATCCACTTATAGTCAGCAGATCAATTGATCCAATGTTACCACCTTCAAGTAGGCacctttccattgttttctcatcttttcccAGCACATGTTATTTGTTAGGAAGCTGCGTGCACACAGCCTTGTATTAAGTTTATTAGACAGATGTGGCCCATAAACTAGGAAAAGTTTAGTCAGGCTCtaaatttaaaattccacattTCTGTAAGTTGTGGGACAAGATATATAGGTTACATTTATAAGCTAGAAttgaacataatttaaaatattttaatcacaaGGATATTTTTTGAAGGCATCCAGCATTTCCAGATAGCAGTAATGACTTTTTTTCTAACAAAGGAACACTGCATCAACACTCTTGGCCCGGATCTGGACACAGAAGACTTCTGTTTCAAGAAAATAGTCATCTCTCAAATCCTGTAATTTATATGCATTCTAAACTCACTAGGTATTGAAAACCACCCAAATGTCCCACAACATGggataaaatataatcaatcacTCAGTGTAATA
The genomic region above belongs to Ovis canadensis isolate MfBH-ARS-UI-01 breed Bighorn chromosome X, ARS-UI_OviCan_v2, whole genome shotgun sequence and contains:
- the LOC138930824 gene encoding uncharacterized protein, with amino-acid sequence MCRQLFHPSGLCAPSGRPASTGPAQGPLSLRAWRGVVGRGVPTRLASNAWGKRYAHAVRSTPHPVSSPNKSGTPSRHSARGVAQSPCSLLAAQGAPRGDPWGAARPRGGVGTAWPRPRSRLFLEPLLEALRRPPSLPPRVREAPVPRSTPLRLRHAALRASAAANAGARPPRRHPEPRPRVPASPRPAPVPMARDPVPRPLRPRRPQAPTPLPSRAPLSRCLSVSPLRTPSIPPSLFCLLARSLALRLGEAASQENPRNLCKKLTMKFKKFFDFGAIFEWIERQPRTFISINPKSESCL